From the Salvelinus fontinalis isolate EN_2023a chromosome 35, ASM2944872v1, whole genome shotgun sequence genome, one window contains:
- the LOC129834235 gene encoding lysosomal acid phosphatase-like isoform X2, with the protein MCSSNQTLTMDSTVLLLLTMFAVLGKVVGDRRLTFVTVISVRSTDYDRTLMSAEANLAGLYPPNGSQVFNPSLEWQPIPVHTVPQDEERLLSFPIPGCPRYKILMNETERTEKYLNMTFLYKDLIATVREKTGLKNTTIETVWSVHDTLFCEARHNMTAPDWVTPEIMDDLRKLKDFGFEILFEVYKHQEKSRLQGGVLLGSIVNNISESALPGSNRRLKMMMLSAHDTTVVALQSSLSIFNGKQPPYASCHIFELYQEDNGSFTVAMFYRNDTTRAPYQLAIPSCDLFCPLEDFVRLTKPSIPEDWDKECMVESPTKDTEVVIGLAVCGCLLFLLIVLLLAVLCRQRDPSNGYSHVHNEIES; encoded by the exons ATGTGTTCAAGTAACCAGACGTTGACGATGGACTCCACTGTACTGCTTCTATTGACAATGTTCGCTGTTTTAGGTAAAGTTGTTGGAGACAGAAGACTGACATTTGTAACTGTG ATTTCTGTGAGGAGCACAGACTATGACCGGACCTTGATGAGTGCAGAGGCCAACCTGGCAGGATTGTACCCTCCCAATGGGTCACAGGTCTTCAACCCATCACTGGAGTGGCAGCCTATTCCTGTTCACACTGTGCCCCAGGATGAGGAGAGG CTTTTGTCGTTTCCCATTCCGGGTTGCCCTCGTTATAAAATCCTCATGAATGAGACTGAACGCACAGAAAAGTACCTCAACATGACATTTCTATACAAA GATCTAATAGCGACGGTACGGGAGAAAACTGGTCTGAAGAACACCACCATTGAGACTGTTTGGAGTGTCCATGACACCCTGTTCTGTGAG GCAAGGCACAACATGACCGCTCCTGACTGGGTGACCCCTGAGATCATGGATGATCTGAGGAAGCTCAAGGACTTTGGCTTTGAAATCCTGTTTGAGGTCTACAAGCATCAGGAGAAAAGCCGTCTCCAAGGAG GTGTCCTCTTGGGTAGCATTGTAAATAACATCTCGGAGTCTGCTCTTCCCGGCTCTAATCGCCGTCTGAAGATGATGATGCTCTCTGCG CATGACACCACCGTTGTGGCTTTGCAGTCGAGTTTGAGTATCTTCAATGGAAAGCAGCCGCCCTATGCCTCCTGCCACATATTTGAACTCTATCAGGAAGACAACGG ATCATTCACAGTGGCCATGTTTTATCGCAATGACACCACAAGAGCGCCTTACCAACTGGCTATACCTAGCTGTGACCTCTTCTGCCCACTGGAGGACTTTGTGCGCCTCACCAAACCATCCATCCCAGAGGATTGGGACAAGGAGTGCATGGTTGAGTCTCCTACAAAGGATACAG AGGTGGTCATCGGACTAGCAGTTTGTGGCTGTTTGCTCTTCCTCCTTATCGTCCTCCTGCTCGCTGTGCTTTGTCGGCAACGTGATCCCTCCAACGGCTACAGTCACGTTCACAATGAGATTGAATCTTGA
- the LOC129834235 gene encoding lysosomal acid phosphatase-like isoform X1 — protein MCSSNQTLTMDSTVLLLLTMFAVLGKVVGDRRLTFVTVLYRHGDRSPVKAYPTDRYQESSWPQGFGQLSQEGMRQHFELGQVLRKRYQGFLNDTYDRREISVRSTDYDRTLMSAEANLAGLYPPNGSQVFNPSLEWQPIPVHTVPQDEERLLSFPIPGCPRYKILMNETERTEKYLNMTFLYKDLIATVREKTGLKNTTIETVWSVHDTLFCEARHNMTAPDWVTPEIMDDLRKLKDFGFEILFEVYKHQEKSRLQGGVLLGSIVNNISESALPGSNRRLKMMMLSAHDTTVVALQSSLSIFNGKQPPYASCHIFELYQEDNGSFTVAMFYRNDTTRAPYQLAIPSCDLFCPLEDFVRLTKPSIPEDWDKECMVESPTKDTEVVIGLAVCGCLLFLLIVLLLAVLCRQRDPSNGYSHVHNEIES, from the exons ATGTGTTCAAGTAACCAGACGTTGACGATGGACTCCACTGTACTGCTTCTATTGACAATGTTCGCTGTTTTAGGTAAAGTTGTTGGAGACAGAAGACTGACATTTGTAACTGTG CTCTACCGCCATGGTGACCGATCCCCAGTCAAAGCCTACCCTACGGATCGCTACCAGGAGAGCTCTTGGCCCCAGGGCTTTGGACAGCTCTCGCag GAAGGAATGAGGCAGCACTTTGAGCTGGGACAGGTGCTGCGGAAACGCTATCAGGGTTTTCTAAATGACACTTATGACCGACGTGAG ATTTCTGTGAGGAGCACAGACTATGACCGGACCTTGATGAGTGCAGAGGCCAACCTGGCAGGATTGTACCCTCCCAATGGGTCACAGGTCTTCAACCCATCACTGGAGTGGCAGCCTATTCCTGTTCACACTGTGCCCCAGGATGAGGAGAGG CTTTTGTCGTTTCCCATTCCGGGTTGCCCTCGTTATAAAATCCTCATGAATGAGACTGAACGCACAGAAAAGTACCTCAACATGACATTTCTATACAAA GATCTAATAGCGACGGTACGGGAGAAAACTGGTCTGAAGAACACCACCATTGAGACTGTTTGGAGTGTCCATGACACCCTGTTCTGTGAG GCAAGGCACAACATGACCGCTCCTGACTGGGTGACCCCTGAGATCATGGATGATCTGAGGAAGCTCAAGGACTTTGGCTTTGAAATCCTGTTTGAGGTCTACAAGCATCAGGAGAAAAGCCGTCTCCAAGGAG GTGTCCTCTTGGGTAGCATTGTAAATAACATCTCGGAGTCTGCTCTTCCCGGCTCTAATCGCCGTCTGAAGATGATGATGCTCTCTGCG CATGACACCACCGTTGTGGCTTTGCAGTCGAGTTTGAGTATCTTCAATGGAAAGCAGCCGCCCTATGCCTCCTGCCACATATTTGAACTCTATCAGGAAGACAACGG ATCATTCACAGTGGCCATGTTTTATCGCAATGACACCACAAGAGCGCCTTACCAACTGGCTATACCTAGCTGTGACCTCTTCTGCCCACTGGAGGACTTTGTGCGCCTCACCAAACCATCCATCCCAGAGGATTGGGACAAGGAGTGCATGGTTGAGTCTCCTACAAAGGATACAG AGGTGGTCATCGGACTAGCAGTTTGTGGCTGTTTGCTCTTCCTCCTTATCGTCCTCCTGCTCGCTGTGCTTTGTCGGCAACGTGATCCCTCCAACGGCTACAGTCACGTTCACAATGAGATTGAATCTTGA
- the LOC129834235 gene encoding lysosomal acid phosphatase-like isoform X3, with protein sequence MRQHFELGQVLRKRYQGFLNDTYDRREISVRSTDYDRTLMSAEANLAGLYPPNGSQVFNPSLEWQPIPVHTVPQDEERLLSFPIPGCPRYKILMNETERTEKYLNMTFLYKDLIATVREKTGLKNTTIETVWSVHDTLFCEARHNMTAPDWVTPEIMDDLRKLKDFGFEILFEVYKHQEKSRLQGGVLLGSIVNNISESALPGSNRRLKMMMLSAHDTTVVALQSSLSIFNGKQPPYASCHIFELYQEDNGSFTVAMFYRNDTTRAPYQLAIPSCDLFCPLEDFVRLTKPSIPEDWDKECMVESPTKDTEVVIGLAVCGCLLFLLIVLLLAVLCRQRDPSNGYSHVHNEIES encoded by the exons ATGAGGCAGCACTTTGAGCTGGGACAGGTGCTGCGGAAACGCTATCAGGGTTTTCTAAATGACACTTATGACCGACGTGAG ATTTCTGTGAGGAGCACAGACTATGACCGGACCTTGATGAGTGCAGAGGCCAACCTGGCAGGATTGTACCCTCCCAATGGGTCACAGGTCTTCAACCCATCACTGGAGTGGCAGCCTATTCCTGTTCACACTGTGCCCCAGGATGAGGAGAGG CTTTTGTCGTTTCCCATTCCGGGTTGCCCTCGTTATAAAATCCTCATGAATGAGACTGAACGCACAGAAAAGTACCTCAACATGACATTTCTATACAAA GATCTAATAGCGACGGTACGGGAGAAAACTGGTCTGAAGAACACCACCATTGAGACTGTTTGGAGTGTCCATGACACCCTGTTCTGTGAG GCAAGGCACAACATGACCGCTCCTGACTGGGTGACCCCTGAGATCATGGATGATCTGAGGAAGCTCAAGGACTTTGGCTTTGAAATCCTGTTTGAGGTCTACAAGCATCAGGAGAAAAGCCGTCTCCAAGGAG GTGTCCTCTTGGGTAGCATTGTAAATAACATCTCGGAGTCTGCTCTTCCCGGCTCTAATCGCCGTCTGAAGATGATGATGCTCTCTGCG CATGACACCACCGTTGTGGCTTTGCAGTCGAGTTTGAGTATCTTCAATGGAAAGCAGCCGCCCTATGCCTCCTGCCACATATTTGAACTCTATCAGGAAGACAACGG ATCATTCACAGTGGCCATGTTTTATCGCAATGACACCACAAGAGCGCCTTACCAACTGGCTATACCTAGCTGTGACCTCTTCTGCCCACTGGAGGACTTTGTGCGCCTCACCAAACCATCCATCCCAGAGGATTGGGACAAGGAGTGCATGGTTGAGTCTCCTACAAAGGATACAG AGGTGGTCATCGGACTAGCAGTTTGTGGCTGTTTGCTCTTCCTCCTTATCGTCCTCCTGCTCGCTGTGCTTTGTCGGCAACGTGATCCCTCCAACGGCTACAGTCACGTTCACAATGAGATTGAATCTTGA